One Prunus dulcis chromosome 7, ALMONDv2, whole genome shotgun sequence DNA segment encodes these proteins:
- the LOC117633983 gene encoding putative clathrin assembly protein At1g03050, producing MTSSKFRRALGAVKDQTSIGLAKVGSSTSLADLDVAIVKASRHEEYPTEEKYIREILSLTCYSRAYISACVNTISRRLNKTKNWIVALKTLMLVQRLLSEGDPAYEQEIFFSTRRGTRFLNMSDFRDASTSNSWDYSAFVRTYALYLDERLEFRMQSRRGKRSAFGIDEEEDPQEPPHNYANQQSCPRATPVHEMKAEKLFSRMQHVQQLLERFLACRPTGFIQSSYHLPFTISITHAPACKRFIHACMAALLHYLFNQINNVKETTSFL from the coding sequence ATGACTTCGAGCAAGTTTAGAAGAGCCTTGGGGGCGGTGAAGGACCAGACGAGTATAGGCCTAGCTAAAGTTGGTAGCAGCACATCTCTGGCGGACCTAGACGTGGCCATTGTGAAAGCATCGAGGCACGAAGAGTACCCGACAGAGGAGAAATACATACGAGAGATTCTGAGCTTGACATGCTACTCGCGCGCCTACATCAGCGCCTGCGTCAACACCATCTCCAGGCGTCTCAACAAGACCAAGAACTGGATCGTTGCCCTCAAAACCTTAATGTTGGTCCAACGGCTGCTGTCCGAGGGCGACCCGGCTTATGAACAGGAAATATTTTTCTCCACAAGGCGCGGCACTCGCTTCCTCAACATGTCCGATTTTCGGGACGCTTCCACGTCCAATTCGTGGGACTACTCTGCGTTTGTGCGCACGTACGCCTTGTATCTGGATGAACGGCTTGAGTTCCGAATGCAAAGCCGGCGCGGGAAACGTAGTGCCTTTGGAATCGACGAAGAAGAGGATCCTCAGGAGCCGCCCCATAATTATGCTAACCAGCAGTCATGTCCCAGAGCCACGCCTGTGCATGAGATGAAAGCTGAGAAGCTTTTTTCTAGGATGCAGCATGTGCAGCAGCTCCTTGAGCGCTTCTTAGCATGTCGCCCAACAGGTTTCATCCAATCCAGTTACCATTTACCATTTACCATATCCATAACGCACGCACCTGCATGCAAACGTTTCATCCATGCATGCATGGCTGCGCTCTTGCATTATCTGTTCAATCAAATCAATAATGTTAAGGAGACAACATCATTTCTATAA